Below is a genomic region from Hevea brasiliensis isolate MT/VB/25A 57/8 chromosome 3, ASM3005281v1, whole genome shotgun sequence.
TCCAAACTCAAcaacattaaaatttaaaaaaaaatcagtgAAAAAAACATTAATTCCATCAACTAAATTAGATCTTTCGACCGCATGTAATTCAAAATGAAACGACAATTCCTGTCAACTTGGGGAAAGTAATTAAACTTACAAATCACTACTTATTTAATGCATGATTCAAAGACAAGGCTTGTAATACATAGCTTGCTACCATTCCACTTGAAATATTTtctaatcaatatatatatatatatatatatatatatatatatatatatatatatatatatatatataatttgtggATTTAAAATACATCTATGCAGTTATTTTCTGAATATAATTTGATATATAAAACTAATACTTCCAAAAAAATTCTCCTTAAAAAAACATGAACAGAAACTTAATCTAGACCACCATGCTTCCACAgtgttataataataatatacaatcaAGTCCAATATGCAATAATATTATATAATCGAGGGAGTCAAGCTCAACCTTTGAATTCACACATAATCACAACAATAAATCCATAATATTTGGAGAGCATAACTTGACCCTCATATAGTTATCCATAAAATATTTTACAGTttcgaaataaaaaaaatacacatAGTTAATACAGAGTTCTAAGATGTgacaatattaataaataaaagacATACtgcgaaaaaaataaatagaaataacTCCCCATAAAACTGTTGTTTAgtcacctgaaaaaaaaaaaaaacatacaaACCATTACTTGCTTTAAAAAAGACATGGTTGCCAAAGCTTCTACTATAGTGAAGCACCTGGGTTATATTATCATAAAACAAAtcgaataaatataaaataatttccttgaaattatttgtaaattttaaaatgaaataaaattaaaataaaaaaactaaataaaaattgGGATATTACATCTTTATTTCATAATGACACATCCATATGCATATATCTAAATATATCTATTTTACAATGATGAAATTCATCTTTTAAGccttaaatttttttctaaattaagtattttttttttattgtcccTTGaacttttattatttcttatattaAGCTTCTGAACCTTTACTATTTTTACAATATATAAATTTTCtaactaatttaataaaaaagtaTTAAATTGAACCTTAGggaaattaaactttttttttatctcttccgccctctctctctctctctctctctctctctctctctcccaaatgttttctctctttctctttgtgAATTTCACCTTCTTTCTCTCAACAAACTACAATCTCTCCCTACAAAACCACCAGTTGCTCTTAGGGTTTGTTTAGATGGGATGAAAGGAGAtttagtaaaataaaataaagtaaggtAAAGGAAGATCTGGTATAGTAATGTAAGATAATAGTTTTATTTATATTTGGGAGGAATATAACATAAATGAAGATTATATAATCTTGTTTTATTTGGTTGGATAGTATCAGAAGGTaaggttaaatataaaaattacaaaactatCATCTTTATGAAACTTGTAATTTTATAGTAAGAAGGGGTATTTTGgagattttctaaaattgatatgagtaatataggaaatcaaaaaataaaaactttttCAACCCTCCCTattataacaagcacgcaaatctaaggcatATACACAAATCGgacaatcacacagtattgaaaagagaagaagaataacacaggatttaacgtggttcaatcGTAAGGTCTACGTCtacgggcaagacaagagaaaaagttccactatgatgaaaaagagcaagatacaattaaTAAAAATCTCAAACTCTAACTCCAGTGTGTTTTccaaatatctcacaactctaccgcaaatggtagaatattataatatttatactagtccatACCGCGGGGGCGTTGCCCCTGCACTCGGCCCAGGCCCGAAGCTTACCactgatctcactttttatcctaaTCGGGTCACAGCGTAAAACTTTCGGGTCGGGTTAAAACCATCCCTATCCCTCAACTCTCCATCCCAAACAAGTGAAAAATTCCTTAAAACCATCCTTTACTTTTCTTTACCATCATAACCCCTCAATCAAGACAAAGGGTTAGTCCCAAATAGTACAAGTTTAGAAGAAAACCTCACCAGTTGCTCTTCTTATTTTAAAATGTCCACATGCAAATTCGAGTGCTCAACTCATGGATGTGCTTGGACTTGCCACGTCTGCCACTTGAGACTAGAGAGAAGAGAAATGTTAAATTACCATAAGTGTACATAGAATCATATGAATATTAAAACAGGGCACAAGGttcattatattattatataaaaaatacaaGCATATAGCCTTAGGTAATGAAATATTACTACCATTACAAAGATCAATTTTAATTTGTTACtaaataatcatttaaaatttaacCTATATTTCATAATAATCATTTCAATTTAATCtatatttcattattattattaaatttgaatATATATTATTCAACAATACAATTAATTGGTTTTTGCTCTAAAAAAATCATCATAGTGTTAtgttatagaaaatatttttaaatacattttttttattaaacttaATGAAAATAATACTCAATTTAAGACAATTTCAATTTGTTAAACAGAATACATCTACTTGGTTTAAGAAGAagcttatttattatatatagaaTGCAAGATGTttgaagaattaaagaaaattaaaacgaAATGGACTAATTAGTTAAACCAAAACTAttagaattattttaaattaggACCATACTCTTATATATTAATTCTCACCTGCTTTTCGTATGGGATCGTTTTTTAGCTGAGGACAACGTTCGATTTGAAGCTCTTGAAGTAATGCCATGTTTTGTAGGCATTCTAGTAATTCTCTGAGGTTTCTATAGCCTTCAACTTTCACGACTTTTAAACTGTTGGTAGATCCTCGAATAAGCCATTCTATAAACTCCACTAATTTTGGCAAGAATCCTAACTCTAGTTTTTGGAGTTTGAATTGAGTTGGGTATTGATTCTCTTCTCCTTCCTCCATGGTCAAATCAAGGTTCACATTCATCAATATAAAGAGTTTCTAACGCCGTTAGGAATTCAATACTTTGTGGCAAAGATTTCAGGCTTCTACAACAACGGACGATCAATCTTTGAAGCATTTTGAGGCCTTGCATGTCTTCAAACAAATATTCTAGATTATCACACCCGTCAATGAACAAAAATCGAAGAGACTTCAAGCAGCCTATTCCACCCATTGGTAAATACTTTTGATTCGTAGCTATCCAAAGAAATCTAAggttaatcatgtactttatatcTTTGGGCAACTCTTCAAGACTCCAACGTCTAGCTAGTAGTAGAACTTGCAAGCTTTGCAGCTTACATATGGAATTAGGGAGtcttctaattaaataattaccaACTAAACTAAGATATTTCAAATGCTTCAAATCACCTATACTTGTTGACAGCACTTCAAACCCTGAAGAAGTTAAATCCAAGGCTCTAATGTACTTAAATCTTGAGACACACTTTTTAATGAACACTTCACTACTAATCCCCTCACTTCTTTCATTTATAGAGCAAATGGTTCGCACACAATCCCGGTTTTGTAAGGATTCAGGAAGATCATTTGGAAGTGATTCAGGATAAGGAAAAGATATATGTAGAACACTTTTGAGAATCTGTTGAGTGCTGGTCCTTACCATTGAGCATTCATTTTGTGTGAGTGATAATGCTAGATCATGTATTAGATCATGCATTTTACATTTAACATTACCACCATATTCAGAAAAATCTTGGAAGAAACATCTAGAACACAGCTCTTTAAAATAGCGTAAGCCAATATCTTCTAACTCTTGATTCTCATTGGAAGATTGAACAAGTCCATTTGCCATCCATAAATAAACCAATTCAATATCATCCATTTCATAATCCTTGGGAAAAATTGAACAATATGCAAAGCATCTTTTCAAGTAAGATGGCAAGCGTTCATAGCTCAATCTTAAAGCTGCCAAAATGTCATCTTCCTTTTGCTCTAACATCCATATCTCATTATCTCTTTCAAATTCCCAATCGTGTTCATTAGTTATGGAGTAAAGCAGAGAtcctaaaacttttttttttttttttgataagcaGAAGCAAATTTATTAGAATAAAGAAACTTTGAAGGGTACAAGATACATAAACCAAACATAACGCGAACAAACCGAAAGATGATGAGCCCTGACTAGCATGAAGCAAAAGCCCAAAACCATAGTAACCAAAAAGCTAGGAATTTAGATACTAATTGTCTATTGAAACCCTACTACACCAGGcgaaaaaatgaattcaaattgtCTATTGAAACCCTACTACACCAGTGATAACAAAGCTAAGCAGAGGCAGAGATAACAAAACACGCAAGCTTAGCaagcaaaagagataaaatgcAGCTCACTAACACCCAAGATCACTTGAAGCCTCCCACATTGCCCTATCTGACTTAATTTGGTCAGTGAGAAAATGCACCATAGTATCATTCGGTTCTGAAAAACTTAAACCAAGTTATTTTTCCAAGATAACAGTTTGCCTTGCTTCTTCTTCGGCATCAAAAGGGATAGCCGAGACATATCTAGCAGAAAAATTGTGAAGGCGAGAATTGACCCGATTGATATCACTGTCTGAAGGTTGAACAATTTCTTTCCTCATCGAGAAGAGCTATTACTCGACtactttttcaatttcttttggtGTTTGCCTTCCCTAAGAAACTTTGGGGAAGAGTCAACTAAATCACCAAGCAATTTGCACTTAGGCCGCTGCTTGAGAAGCCTAGGCACTTTGAGACATTTAGAAGGTCCAGTTGAGTGCAGGGCTGGCCCATGAGCTTGCCATGGAACCATGGCCAGTGGATTTGAATCAACCAATTGTTCTGTGAGAGGCTCCTGTTCACGTGTCATTGCAATTGAATCCATATTTCAAACGCCTCTAAATTAATTATGGAAACAGTGGCCTTAATACCCAACCAACGAGTGTTAGGGAGAGATGCCAGAGGATCTTTGAAGCTCTCCATTCCATGATTAAACTTGCGGCCGATTTCTAGAAAAGAGCAATCTAGGGTAGCTATTGGGTCAGCAAAGGTGATTTAGGGATAATACATTCAAGTATACTATCCTTCAAAGGTGAGATGTAGCCTCCTAAATTGACAGGTGTACTCACATGCAGAGCTGATTTGTTTGCTACAGAAGAGCCATAGTGagaattattttctttttccaaTGAAGCATTTGACTCGAAGCAAAACTCGTTTGAACTCACCCTGTTGCTAATGAGGTTGCTTTTGTTTTGTTACACAGTTGGGGAAGCCAAAAAGTGGTCATTCTTCAACTATAATGATATTAAATCTAACATTATCGATATCGACAGCCAAGGTTTTGTTAATGTGAATTAAAGAATCGGTAAGAATGAGTAATCTAGCTGAATCGATTTTTGTTTTGGTTTGAGTGCTGCTATCAATAGAGATGAGTTCACCAAATTGATTACCAACCCAACTGAAGAATTACGATGTCCAAACATTAAGGGGAATGCCATAAACCATTAGGCAAACAAGGCGCTAGGAGGGTGTAGCATTAACATGGCATGGTTATATCTCAGTAAACCATTTGTTTAACCATGTTCATTCTTCCAGAAAATGTTCCATAAGCTCCTTTGAGTTGAAAGTTAGCAAGACAGAACTTCCCCCATATAGAGGACTTTAATGGAGAACACTCTCTCTGCAAAAGAAGTATTCCTGGAGATTAGAAATTGTATTCATGTTGATGACTGTCCCAAAAGCTGATCGAGACAACCACTTCATGTTATTGTTGCTGGATGCGAAACTACCTgttagaaataaataaataaataaataaataaataaataaataaataaataaatatatatatatatatatatatatatatatatatatatatatatatatatatatatatatatattaaattgttATAGATTACATGATTAGAGATTTTGTATACCTGGAAATATGCTTGTATCCATGATTTTCTATGAACAATGAAGAACGGAAACGAAAAAGTTGGTTCACAACGCTCAATATCCACAGCCTTCAAATTCTATATGAATTCTATCTGATATTAAATGGGAttattagaatatatatatataggactgAGAGTTGTGGTCTCTTCCTTAGTGGGCTTATGGACAGCCTGACCCATTACAGGCTTGCCAAAGCATATGACCCAATCCATTTAGATATTGCCAATTACTAAACTTattatttgatatcattatttaatcTGTCAATGAGCCTAACAATTGATTAATGCTAATCCACAtccagataaaaaataaataattcaataaTCTCCCACTTGGATAGTAGTAGTCAATTTATTAAACTAAAAGTATAgattaataaaatacaaaataatatccAATAATAAGTAAacaatttaacatataaaatccaGTTAATGTAATGGCAAACAAAGTAATATTGAATCTGATAgggaaaaaatattatatatatgtgcCAACAAAACCTCAAGAACAAAAACTGAATTTAAATGGAATATGTGATAAGATATGTCCAAAATAATGGTTTAAGCATTCCATATAAATGCTAACccaaatgtaatataaaatagACTCCCACTAAAATAAAGCATCATCAAAAGTTTTTACTACACCCATGTGCGTAACATGCTTCTGAAAAACACTAATGGGCAAAGCTTTGGTTAATAGATCTGCAATCATTCGATCCGTAGTTATATGTTCAATCCGAGTCTGTGATTCACGAATCTTCTCTTGAACAAATAGG
It encodes:
- the LOC131178295 gene encoding putative disease resistance protein RGA4, which produces MDSIAMTREQEPLTEQLVDSNPLAMVPWQAHGPALHSTGPSKCLKVPRLLKQRPKCKLLGDLVDSSPKFLREGSLLYSITNEHDWEFERDNEIWMLEQKEDDILAALRLSYERLPSYLKRCFAYCSIFPKDYEMDDIELVYLWMANGLVQSSNENQELEDIGLRYFKELCSRCFFQDFSEYGGNVKCKMHDLIHDLALSLTQNECSMVRTSTQQILKSVLHISFPYPESLPNDLPESLQNRDCVRTICSINERSEGISSEVFIKKCVSRFKYIRALDLTSSGFEVLSTSIGDLKHLKYLSLVGNYLIRRLPNSICKLQSLQVLLLARRWSLEELPKDIKYMINLRFLWIATNQKYLPMGGIGCLKSLRFLFIDGCDNLEYLFEDMQGLKMLQRLIVRCCRSLKSLPQSIEFLTALETLYIDECEP